Proteins found in one Salinimonas lutimaris genomic segment:
- a CDS encoding LPS-assembly lipoprotein LptE has translation MKKHVLLAVALLTGLLMAGCGFHLRGSQALPPNIESVAVTAVKPHALLERALNERLDVYQINRVALSQLTGNNDTAIIQLMPETLERRLLSVFSTGQVAEYELIYGVTYQVTFPDHEPIRGYFEILRDYQDDPDQVLAKSRELDLVVGEMRNEAADRIIRQLARQASEL, from the coding sequence ATGAAAAAGCACGTTTTACTTGCTGTTGCACTGCTGACCGGTCTGCTGATGGCAGGCTGCGGCTTTCACTTGCGCGGGTCACAGGCACTGCCACCGAATATTGAGTCGGTGGCAGTGACGGCAGTAAAGCCCCATGCATTATTAGAACGGGCGCTGAACGAGCGGCTGGATGTTTACCAGATCAATCGTGTAGCCCTGTCCCAGCTGACCGGGAATAATGACACCGCCATTATTCAGCTCATGCCTGAGACCCTGGAGCGCCGGCTGTTGTCGGTGTTCTCCACCGGTCAGGTGGCAGAATATGAACTGATTTATGGGGTGACTTATCAGGTGACCTTCCCGGATCATGAACCGATTCGCGGTTATTTTGAAATTTTGCGTGATTATCAGGATGATCCCGATCAGGTGCTGGCTAAGTCCAGAGAACTTGATTTGGTTGTAGGTGAGATGCGTAATGAAGCCGCAGACCGGATTATCCGGCAGCTGGCCCGACAGGCCAGTGAACTGTAA
- a CDS encoding SRPBCC domain-containing protein yields MKPASLFFPLLLGAAVPAAHAHVDAVGSQGFVLTNTAVTTVSAPQLWEYLVNDVDQWWPEDHTWWEGTLSIDPQAGGCFCEKNDSNEALHMQVSYVQPPFLLRMTGGLGPLQQLGLQGTLNWQITPAEDGSHISLSYHVSGFYPQGFEKLANIVDQVQAGQLQALATYADRQQQ; encoded by the coding sequence ATGAAACCTGCTTCGCTATTTTTTCCTCTGTTACTGGGCGCTGCAGTCCCCGCTGCTCACGCTCATGTGGATGCGGTTGGCAGCCAGGGCTTTGTGCTGACCAATACGGCGGTAACTACCGTCAGTGCACCTCAGCTATGGGAATATCTGGTAAATGATGTGGATCAATGGTGGCCTGAGGATCACACCTGGTGGGAAGGCACCTTATCGATTGACCCGCAGGCCGGCGGCTGTTTCTGTGAAAAAAACGACAGCAACGAAGCGCTGCATATGCAGGTCAGCTACGTACAGCCACCGTTTTTACTGCGGATGACCGGCGGGCTTGGTCCGTTACAGCAGCTGGGCCTGCAAGGTACTTTGAACTGGCAGATAACGCCGGCAGAGGATGGCAGCCATATTAGTTTGTCATACCATGTTTCCGGCTTTTACCCGCAGGGATTTGAGAAACTGGCTAACATCGTGGATCAGGTCCAGGCCGGTCAGTTACAGGCACTGGCCACTTATGCCGACCGTCAGCAACAGTAG
- the yhbY gene encoding ribosome assembly RNA-binding protein YhbY, translating into MKLSNKQKQFLKGLAHSLKPVVQLGGNGLTEGVVAEIDNALNHHELIKVKVPTDDREEKTLIIDAIVRETEAVKVQVIGHTLIIYRPSEERKIQLPK; encoded by the coding sequence ATGAAACTTTCCAATAAACAAAAGCAATTTCTCAAAGGCCTGGCCCATTCATTAAAACCGGTTGTACAACTGGGCGGCAATGGACTAACCGAAGGAGTTGTTGCTGAAATCGACAACGCGCTAAACCACCATGAACTGATCAAAGTGAAGGTACCTACCGACGACAGAGAAGAAAAAACCCTGATCATTGATGCCATTGTACGTGAAACAGAGGCAGTCAAAGTTCAGGTGATCGGCCACACGCTGATTATCTATCGCCCTTCTGAAGAGCGTAAAATTCAGTTGCCAAAATAA
- the nadD gene encoding nicotinate (nicotinamide) nucleotide adenylyltransferase, which produces MVPVTCLFGGTFNPPHQGHIGAALHTLSELGFDRLGLMPCKIPPHKSTAGISEHHRVEMVKRVCEVDSRLYPELVELSLPEPSYTVKTLQAIRQQQADEPLCFFMGEDSWQSLTAWFEWPELLKLAHLVVMRRPAGHRSQTAAEPVLSSELTRLKQLHQVESPIQLTTRPSGQIYFTQSPLFDVSSTQLRQALATPDNDSSAINVDDWLSPAVIHYIREKRLYV; this is translated from the coding sequence ATGGTGCCGGTCACCTGTTTGTTTGGCGGCACGTTTAATCCGCCACATCAGGGCCATATTGGCGCAGCGCTCCATACCCTGAGTGAACTGGGGTTTGACCGGCTGGGGTTGATGCCATGCAAAATACCCCCACATAAGAGCACCGCGGGCATCAGTGAACATCATCGGGTTGAAATGGTCAAACGGGTATGTGAGGTTGACTCCCGGCTGTACCCTGAACTTGTTGAGCTGTCGTTGCCCGAACCTTCCTACACCGTAAAAACCTTGCAGGCCATTCGCCAGCAACAGGCTGACGAGCCGTTATGTTTTTTTATGGGCGAGGATTCATGGCAATCACTGACCGCCTGGTTTGAATGGCCTGAATTACTTAAACTTGCGCATCTGGTGGTGATGCGCAGACCCGCTGGGCACCGTTCGCAGACAGCCGCTGAGCCGGTTTTGTCATCCGAACTTACCCGGCTTAAACAGCTGCATCAGGTTGAAAGCCCGATACAGCTGACCACCAGACCGTCAGGTCAGATTTATTTTACTCAGTCGCCGTTGTTTGATGTGTCTTCAACACAGCTTCGACAGGCACTGGCAACACCGGACAACGATTCATCCGCTATTAATGTCGATGATTGGCTGTCCCCAGCAGTCATACACTATATTAGAGAGAAGAGACTTTATGTCTGA
- the holA gene encoding DNA polymerase III subunit delta has translation MQVYPNKFDAELRQGLKPCYLLFGDEPQQKFSMVNALRARAKKNGFDERTVLVADKDFNWNQLYEVTQSMSLFSNAQLVELELPSGKPGTEGSKALQEIAPLLGPDTLLLVHGPKIGKDIQKAKWFKALDAIGVFSICYPLEGKQLHSWIGQTLKAFDLHADQSCVQLIADFTEGNMMAAYQEMEKLALVYAGQTIDRAQMESIIVDQSRFTVFQMVDVMLSGDQQRCIKMLYRLESEGIEPTIVVWALAREWQLLWKLKKQLSRGEQIQWQRHGIWRNRQPAYQAALNRLSLPQLEQIRDQVRDADIAFKQNQIIRPYVKLAHLCLLFTGVPLAMELGA, from the coding sequence ATGCAGGTTTACCCGAATAAATTTGATGCAGAACTCAGGCAGGGCCTCAAGCCCTGCTATTTGCTGTTTGGCGATGAGCCACAGCAAAAGTTTTCAATGGTCAACGCACTACGCGCCAGGGCAAAAAAGAACGGGTTTGATGAGCGCACCGTACTGGTCGCCGACAAAGACTTCAACTGGAATCAGTTATACGAAGTCACCCAGAGCATGTCTTTATTTTCTAATGCTCAGCTGGTCGAGCTGGAGTTACCCTCAGGTAAACCTGGCACCGAAGGCAGTAAAGCATTACAGGAAATAGCACCTTTACTGGGGCCTGATACCCTGTTACTGGTTCACGGTCCCAAAATTGGCAAAGATATTCAAAAAGCCAAATGGTTTAAAGCACTGGATGCCATCGGTGTTTTTTCTATTTGCTATCCTCTTGAGGGAAAACAGCTTCATAGCTGGATTGGCCAAACCCTCAAAGCGTTTGACTTACACGCTGACCAAAGCTGCGTGCAACTGATTGCCGATTTTACCGAAGGTAATATGATGGCGGCATATCAGGAGATGGAAAAGCTCGCGCTGGTTTATGCCGGGCAAACCATCGACCGTGCGCAAATGGAAAGTATCATTGTTGATCAATCACGCTTTACCGTATTTCAGATGGTGGATGTGATGCTCAGCGGGGATCAGCAGCGCTGTATCAAAATGCTCTACCGGCTGGAAAGTGAAGGCATTGAGCCTACTATTGTGGTCTGGGCGCTCGCCCGGGAGTGGCAGCTGCTATGGAAACTGAAAAAACAACTGAGTCGGGGCGAACAGATACAGTGGCAGCGTCACGGTATCTGGCGTAATCGCCAGCCGGCTTATCAGGCCGCGCTGAACCGCTTATCCTTACCCCAGCTTGAACAGATTCGCGATCAGGTACGTGATGCCGATATTGCGTTTAAACAAAACCAGATTATTCGCCCTTATGTTAAACTGGCGCATCTGTGCTTGTTATTCACCGGGGTTCCCCTGGCAATGGAATTAGGAGCCTGA
- the leuS gene encoding leucine--tRNA ligase, translated as MAEKQYNPKEIEQQVQQYWAQNQSFKATENPDQEKFYCLSMFPYPSGRLHMGHVRNYTIGDVISRFQRMQGKNVLQPMGWDAFGLPAENAAINNKTAPAKWTYSNIEYMKGQLKSLGFGYDWDREVATCKPDYYRWEQWFFTRLYEKGLVYKKNSTVNWDPVDQTVLANEQVIDGRGWRSGALVEQKEIPQWFIKITDYAEELLSDLEKLEEWPDQVRAMQANWIGRSEGVEIDFALQDENGESGALSVYTTRPDTLYGVTYVGIAAQHPLAEQAARNNPELAAFIEECKNTKVAEAELATMEKKGCATGLYAVHPLTGETVPVWAANFVLMDYGSGAVMAVPGHDQRDWEFATKYDLPIKQVITPADGAQDDCDLSQAAYTEKGLLVNSAEFDGLSSAEAFDKIAAQLEEQGKGSKKVNYRLRDWGVSRQRYWGTPIPMLNLENGESVPVPADQLPVTLPEDVEMDGVTSPIKADPEWAKTTYNGQPALRETDTFDTFMESSWYYARYACAQNHEAMLDPAQANHWLPVDQYVGGIEHAILHLLYSRFFHKLLRDEGLVESDEPFKRLLCQGMVLADSYYTEDAAGKKTWHAPLDVSTEKDDKGRIVKAWLTESGEPVIHGGMTKMSKSKNNGIDPQQVIDQYGADTVRLFTMFAAPPEQTLEWVDSGVEGANRFLRRIWKLVHDHLDAGTAGTLDVASLSKAQKDLRRDVHKTIEKVSDDLGRRQTFNTAVAAVMELLNSLQKAPQDSDTDRAIMREAVEAVLKLLNPITPHVCHELWQALGHTTDIEFAGWPQADKDALVEDEKLIIVQVNGKLRAKITLSASASKEEVEAEAMAQANVIQFIEGKTVRKVIVVPGKLVNIVAN; from the coding sequence ATGGCCGAAAAACAGTATAACCCTAAAGAGATCGAGCAGCAGGTTCAGCAATACTGGGCACAAAACCAGTCATTCAAAGCAACTGAGAATCCCGACCAGGAAAAATTTTACTGTCTGTCGATGTTCCCTTATCCCAGTGGCCGTTTGCATATGGGTCACGTACGTAATTACACCATTGGTGATGTAATCAGTCGTTTTCAGCGGATGCAGGGCAAAAATGTACTTCAGCCAATGGGCTGGGATGCGTTTGGTCTGCCGGCTGAAAATGCGGCAATTAACAATAAAACCGCGCCAGCCAAGTGGACTTACTCCAATATCGAGTACATGAAAGGTCAGCTTAAATCGCTGGGCTTTGGCTACGACTGGGATCGTGAAGTAGCTACCTGTAAGCCAGATTACTATCGCTGGGAACAGTGGTTTTTCACCCGCCTGTACGAAAAAGGTCTGGTATACAAGAAAAATTCTACGGTTAACTGGGACCCTGTTGATCAGACCGTGCTAGCTAACGAGCAGGTTATCGACGGTCGCGGCTGGCGCTCTGGCGCGCTGGTTGAACAAAAAGAAATTCCTCAGTGGTTTATCAAGATTACCGATTATGCAGAAGAACTGCTCAGCGATCTGGAAAAGCTGGAAGAATGGCCGGATCAGGTTCGGGCGATGCAGGCAAACTGGATTGGTCGCTCTGAAGGGGTTGAAATTGATTTTGCCCTGCAGGACGAAAATGGCGAGTCAGGTGCGCTGTCGGTATACACCACCCGCCCGGACACCTTGTATGGTGTAACCTACGTGGGCATTGCTGCACAACATCCGCTGGCAGAACAAGCCGCGCGCAATAATCCGGAGCTGGCAGCATTTATTGAAGAATGCAAAAACACCAAGGTCGCCGAGGCAGAACTGGCCACCATGGAGAAAAAAGGCTGTGCGACCGGTTTATACGCCGTACATCCGCTGACCGGTGAAACTGTACCGGTATGGGCGGCTAATTTTGTGCTGATGGATTATGGCTCTGGCGCCGTCATGGCGGTACCGGGCCACGATCAGCGCGACTGGGAATTTGCCACTAAATATGACCTGCCCATCAAACAAGTGATTACACCGGCTGATGGTGCTCAGGATGACTGCGATCTGAGCCAGGCGGCGTACACCGAAAAAGGCCTGCTGGTAAACTCTGCTGAGTTTGACGGTCTGTCCTCGGCTGAAGCATTTGATAAAATTGCAGCACAACTGGAAGAACAGGGTAAAGGCAGTAAAAAAGTTAATTACCGTCTGCGCGACTGGGGCGTGAGCCGTCAGCGCTACTGGGGTACGCCGATTCCGATGCTGAATCTGGAAAATGGCGAGTCTGTACCTGTTCCGGCCGATCAGTTACCCGTCACCCTGCCTGAAGATGTAGAGATGGATGGGGTTACCTCGCCAATCAAAGCGGATCCAGAGTGGGCAAAAACCACGTACAACGGCCAGCCTGCCCTGCGTGAAACCGATACCTTCGACACCTTTATGGAATCATCATGGTATTACGCCCGTTATGCCTGTGCTCAAAACCATGAGGCCATGCTGGACCCGGCTCAGGCAAATCACTGGTTACCGGTCGATCAGTACGTGGGTGGTATTGAACATGCTATCCTGCACCTGTTGTATTCACGTTTTTTCCACAAATTGCTGCGTGATGAAGGTCTGGTCGAATCTGACGAGCCGTTTAAACGTTTGCTGTGTCAGGGTATGGTACTGGCTGATTCTTATTACACTGAAGATGCAGCAGGTAAAAAGACCTGGCACGCTCCGCTGGATGTCAGCACCGAAAAAGATGATAAAGGCCGTATCGTTAAAGCCTGGCTGACTGAGTCTGGTGAGCCTGTAATACACGGCGGTATGACCAAAATGTCGAAGTCGAAAAATAATGGCATCGACCCGCAGCAGGTTATCGATCAGTACGGCGCCGATACTGTGCGTTTATTTACGATGTTCGCTGCGCCGCCAGAGCAAACGCTGGAATGGGTAGACTCAGGCGTTGAGGGAGCGAACCGCTTCCTGCGCAGAATCTGGAAACTGGTACATGATCATCTTGACGCTGGCACTGCCGGTACACTGGATGTGGCCAGCCTGTCTAAAGCACAAAAAGATCTGCGTCGTGATGTGCATAAAACCATCGAAAAAGTGTCCGACGATCTGGGCCGTCGCCAGACCTTCAACACTGCGGTTGCTGCGGTGATGGAACTGCTGAACAGCTTGCAAAAAGCACCGCAGGACAGTGATACCGATCGTGCGATCATGCGTGAAGCGGTTGAGGCTGTGCTGAAGCTGCTAAACCCTATCACGCCTCACGTATGTCATGAGTTATGGCAGGCACTGGGTCACACCACAGACATTGAGTTTGCGGGCTGGCCACAGGCTGACAAAGATGCGCTGGTAGAAGATGAAAAACTGATCATCGTTCAGGTTAACGGCAAACTGCGGGCTAAAATTACCCTCAGTGCATCAGCGTCTAAAGAGGAAGTCGAAGCCGAGGCAATGGCACAGGCAAACGTTATTCAGTTTATCGAAGGCAAAACAGTCCGCAAGGTCATTGTGGTGCCGGGTAAACTGGTCAACATTGTGGCGAACTAA
- a CDS encoding 3-hydroxyacyl-CoA dehydrogenase encodes MELKNLTAVVTGGCSGLGHATAVALRAAGANVALLDLNHEQGVQRVAELDEQHTLFCQVDVRDEGNIEQALNQVTERFGAIHLCVNCAGIAPASRTLDRDGQPAPLSGFQKTIDINLVGTFNVARLVAAKMAAQPPLNDAGERGVIINTASIAGYEGQIGQTAYAASKGGIIALTLPMARDLAPLGIRVNTIAPGVMGTPLLLAMPDKVQDALSANVPYPKRLGLPEEFASLVCHISQNTYINGETIRLDGALRMPPK; translated from the coding sequence ATGGAATTGAAAAACTTAACTGCTGTTGTAACTGGTGGCTGCTCTGGTCTGGGACATGCCACCGCGGTTGCCCTGCGGGCCGCAGGGGCTAATGTTGCCCTGCTGGACCTGAATCATGAACAAGGCGTCCAGCGCGTCGCCGAACTGGATGAACAGCACACTCTGTTTTGCCAGGTTGATGTTCGTGATGAGGGCAATATTGAGCAAGCACTGAATCAGGTCACAGAGCGCTTTGGTGCTATTCACCTTTGTGTAAACTGCGCCGGTATTGCACCGGCTTCCCGCACCCTTGACCGTGATGGCCAGCCCGCGCCATTATCCGGTTTTCAAAAAACCATTGATATTAACCTTGTCGGTACTTTTAACGTGGCTCGTCTGGTAGCGGCTAAAATGGCTGCGCAACCACCACTGAATGATGCCGGGGAACGCGGGGTCATTATTAACACGGCTTCTATTGCCGGCTATGAGGGTCAAATCGGACAAACCGCCTACGCTGCCAGTAAGGGTGGGATCATCGCTTTAACCTTGCCAATGGCCCGGGATCTGGCGCCGCTGGGGATCAGGGTAAATACCATTGCACCGGGTGTGATGGGTACGCCCTTGCTGCTGGCTATGCCAGATAAAGTTCAGGATGCCCTGTCTGCCAATGTTCCCTACCCTAAACGGCTGGGCTTACCCGAAGAATTTGCCAGCCTGGTCTGTCATATCAGCCAGAACACTTATATAAACGGGGAAACGATTCGTCTGGATGGCGCTTTGCGCATGCCACCGAAATAA
- the rlmH gene encoding 23S rRNA (pseudouridine(1915)-N(3))-methyltransferase RlmH, which produces MRIQIVAVGTKMPAWVSAGVDEFIRRFPSDLPVSFTEIAAQKRGKNADIKRVLHKEGQLTMAAIPKDNRIVTLEVTGKSWDTPQLAKQLDAWKMDGRDVSLLIGGPEGLAPECIAAAEQKWSLSALTLPHPLVRIIVAESLYRAWSVTQNHPYHRE; this is translated from the coding sequence GTGCGTATACAGATAGTGGCGGTAGGCACTAAAATGCCTGCCTGGGTAAGTGCGGGCGTCGATGAGTTCATCCGCCGTTTTCCGTCCGATTTACCGGTAAGTTTTACCGAAATTGCGGCGCAAAAGCGGGGCAAGAATGCAGATATCAAGCGAGTTCTGCACAAGGAAGGCCAGCTGACGATGGCAGCCATCCCCAAAGACAACCGCATTGTGACTCTGGAAGTCACCGGTAAATCGTGGGATACCCCGCAACTGGCTAAACAACTCGACGCCTGGAAAATGGATGGCCGGGATGTCAGTCTGCTAATTGGTGGCCCGGAAGGCCTGGCCCCGGAATGTATTGCTGCGGCTGAGCAAAAATGGTCACTATCTGCCCTTACCCTGCCGCATCCCCTGGTGCGGATTATTGTTGCAGAGAGCCTGTACCGGGCCTGGTCGGTAACGCAAAACCACCCCTATCACAGAGAATAA
- the rsfS gene encoding ribosome silencing factor produces MSDTVTVKGDLLENTKLKQFVVDKIDDMKGRDIIEMDVQGKSSITDTMIICSGNSKRHVMAIADNLMVEAKHAGHAPLSVEGKESGEWVLVDLGEIIVHVMQDETRDFYQLEKLWA; encoded by the coding sequence ATGTCTGATACCGTTACTGTTAAAGGAGACCTTTTGGAGAACACCAAACTCAAGCAGTTTGTCGTAGACAAAATTGATGATATGAAAGGCCGCGACATCATTGAAATGGATGTACAAGGCAAATCTAGCATCACCGACACCATGATTATCTGTTCTGGTAACTCAAAGCGCCACGTTATGGCCATTGCAGACAACCTGATGGTTGAAGCAAAGCATGCTGGCCATGCTCCACTGAGTGTGGAAGGTAAAGAAAGCGGCGAATGGGTGCTGGTCGATCTGGGCGAAATTATTGTGCATGTTATGCAGGATGAAACCCGCGACTTTTATCAGCTGGAAAAACTCTGGGCGTAA
- a CDS encoding Lon protease family protein has protein sequence MIIKTMTDAVNPLKLNSEQLAPRINKRMITQALKDDAALNATFIGQERAREALDFGLAIRAKGYNLYVMGEAATGRFTLVQDHIERAAATLPSPDDWCYIANLEDEREPVLLRLPAGEARQFHKVMQSLINDLLATFPAAFDNPGYQRRKAAINREYDQRYDEALDSVERYANANQVAMLEEGGNISFAPMVEGKPINETQFAGLADSERKYYYDLVDELENRLSESLLSLPVWKRENAEKLSKLDRETAENGIRPLLKRLEHDYSGNLVILKYLRKLRTHLTDTIVSLLVEEAREDKPDELDRRAYLEETYLPNILVSHQYDAGAPIVYEPNPTYQNLFGKIEYTNVHGSVFTNFRMIRAGALHKANGGYLLLDVDQVVEQPYVWETLKLAIKSGVLKMDLPQQDFGMVNAITLNPQPMELNVKVVLLGSRDLYYTLQDYDDEFEELFRVLVDFDHDIPVTRQALFDFVGKVRQHAASIGLNQISSGAMVRLVQYSLRMAEHRDKLSAHIAEILELVNEAAFYSQRAGTAELENTHIETALQAKKRRTGRVSQSLLDDIKEGHVLIDTQGHAVGKVNGLTVLDIGDTAFGTPARITSTVYAGSNGVVDIEREVELGQSIHSKGVMLLTGYLGNKYAQHFPLTLSANIALEQSYGHIDGDSASLGELVALISALTDLPANQSLAITGSINQYGEVQAVGGVNEKIEGFFDLCQHRGLTGEQGVVIPKSNAVNLVLDKTVIDAVKRGKFHIYTVATVDEALGLLMEKEPGVLSARGRYPKNSINYHAVNRLYNISLIVNGGEE, from the coding sequence ATGATAATCAAAACTATGACCGATGCAGTAAACCCGTTGAAGCTGAACTCTGAGCAGTTAGCGCCGCGAATTAATAAGCGCATGATCACGCAGGCCCTGAAAGACGATGCGGCTTTAAATGCGACCTTTATTGGCCAGGAGCGCGCTCGTGAAGCGCTGGATTTTGGCCTGGCCATTCGTGCCAAAGGCTATAACCTGTATGTGATGGGTGAGGCCGCCACGGGCCGGTTTACACTGGTTCAGGACCATATTGAACGGGCTGCGGCGACTTTGCCGTCGCCGGATGACTGGTGTTATATCGCGAACCTGGAAGATGAGCGAGAACCGGTGCTGTTACGTTTACCGGCCGGCGAGGCCCGCCAGTTTCATAAAGTAATGCAAAGCCTGATTAATGATTTGCTGGCGACCTTTCCGGCCGCGTTCGACAACCCTGGCTACCAGCGCCGTAAAGCCGCCATTAACCGCGAGTATGACCAGCGTTACGATGAAGCGCTGGATAGCGTAGAGCGCTATGCTAATGCTAATCAGGTGGCGATGCTTGAAGAAGGCGGTAATATCTCGTTTGCCCCGATGGTTGAGGGCAAGCCCATTAATGAAACGCAGTTTGCCGGGCTGGCTGACAGCGAGCGCAAATATTACTATGATCTGGTTGATGAGCTGGAAAATCGTCTGAGCGAAAGTTTGCTGAGTTTGCCGGTGTGGAAACGCGAAAATGCCGAAAAACTGAGTAAGCTGGACCGTGAAACTGCGGAAAACGGAATTCGCCCGTTACTGAAAAGGCTGGAGCACGATTACTCGGGCAATCTGGTGATATTGAAGTATTTGCGCAAACTGCGTACTCATCTGACCGACACGATCGTGTCGCTGCTGGTAGAAGAAGCCCGGGAAGATAAACCGGATGAGCTTGATCGCCGCGCATACCTTGAAGAAACCTATCTGCCCAATATTCTGGTTTCTCATCAGTATGACGCCGGTGCCCCGATTGTTTATGAGCCCAATCCGACTTATCAGAACCTGTTTGGCAAAATTGAGTACACCAATGTTCATGGCAGTGTATTTACCAATTTCAGGATGATTCGGGCCGGAGCCCTGCATAAAGCCAACGGCGGTTATCTGCTATTGGATGTGGATCAGGTGGTGGAGCAGCCATATGTATGGGAAACCCTGAAACTGGCGATTAAATCCGGTGTGTTGAAAATGGACTTACCACAGCAGGACTTTGGTATGGTGAATGCCATCACCCTGAATCCGCAGCCGATGGAGCTGAATGTTAAGGTGGTGCTGCTTGGCTCACGGGACCTGTACTACACCTTGCAGGATTATGATGACGAGTTTGAGGAGCTATTTCGGGTGTTAGTGGATTTTGACCACGATATTCCGGTCACCCGTCAGGCTTTATTTGATTTTGTGGGCAAGGTGCGCCAGCACGCCGCATCCATTGGCCTGAACCAGATCAGTTCCGGGGCCATGGTGCGTCTGGTCCAGTATTCATTGCGTATGGCAGAGCATCGGGACAAGTTATCTGCCCATATTGCAGAGATTCTGGAGCTGGTAAATGAAGCGGCCTTTTATAGTCAGCGGGCCGGCACTGCGGAGCTTGAAAATACCCATATTGAAACTGCATTGCAGGCTAAAAAACGTCGCACCGGGCGGGTTAGTCAGTCATTACTTGATGATATAAAAGAAGGCCATGTGCTGATTGATACTCAGGGCCATGCGGTGGGGAAGGTCAATGGCCTGACCGTACTGGATATTGGAGATACCGCATTTGGCACGCCCGCCAGAATTACCTCAACGGTTTATGCCGGCTCTAATGGTGTAGTGGATATTGAGCGGGAAGTGGAACTGGGACAGTCCATTCACTCGAAAGGGGTGATGCTGCTGACCGGTTATCTGGGTAATAAATATGCCCAGCATTTTCCGCTGACGCTGTCAGCCAATATTGCGCTGGAGCAGTCCTATGGTCATATCGACGGGGACAGTGCGTCACTCGGTGAGCTGGTTGCCCTGATTTCGGCGCTGACCGATTTACCGGCCAATCAGAGTCTGGCCATTACCGGATCGATAAACCAGTATGGTGAGGTACAGGCTGTAGGTGGTGTAAATGAGAAAATCGAAGGTTTTTTTGATTTATGCCAGCATCGGGGACTGACCGGCGAACAGGGGGTGGTAATTCCAAAGTCCAATGCGGTGAATCTGGTGTTGGATAAAACCGTAATTGATGCCGTGAAACGAGGAAAATTTCATATTTACACCGTCGCTACAGTGGATGAGGCGCTTGGTTTGTTAATGGAAAAAGAGCCTGGTGTGCTGTCGGCCCGGGGGCGTTATCCGAAAAACAGCATTAATTACCATGCGGTAAACCGGTTGTATAATATTTCACTGATTGTTAATGGCGGTGAAGAATAA